The Nostoc sp. 'Lobaria pulmonaria (5183) cyanobiont' genome window below encodes:
- a CDS encoding DUF29 domain-containing protein codes for MYTSHLYETDFYDWTQKQVSLFKTQQWEQLDTVNLIEEIETLGRRERQELRNRLGVLLGHLLKWQFQPEKRSNSWLGTIREQRVQIKLLLQDSPSLKPYLDEVFFSVYELGLALAIRETELGENVFPEICPYTLDQTLNPKLLPNFNQVDEQGE; via the coding sequence ATGTATACATCTCACCTATATGAAACAGATTTCTATGATTGGACGCAAAAGCAGGTTAGCTTGTTCAAAACTCAACAGTGGGAACAATTAGATACAGTTAACCTGATTGAAGAAATTGAAACTTTGGGCAGAAGAGAACGGCAAGAATTGCGAAATCGGCTGGGAGTATTGCTAGGACATCTACTAAAATGGCAATTTCAACCTGAAAAACGTAGCAATAGCTGGTTGGGTACAATTCGAGAGCAACGTGTTCAAATTAAACTGCTTCTGCAAGATAGCCCTAGTTTGAAACCCTATCTCGATGAAGTTTTCTTCAGTGTTTATGAACTAGGTTTGGCTTTAGCGATTCGAGAAACTGAGTTGGGTGAAAATGTTTTTCCAGAAATCTGTCCCTACACTTTAGACCAAACTTTGAATCCTAAATTATTACCAAATTTTAATCAGGTTGATGAACAGGGCGAGTAA
- the pstB gene encoding phosphate ABC transporter ATP-binding protein PstB, with protein sequence MATNTRTVNDTETVLRTENLNVYYGKFLALQNIWLDIPKNQVTAFIGPSGCGKSTLLRCYNRLNDLIESFRAEGKILFYDKNLYASDIDPVEVRRRIGMVFQRPNPFPKSIYDNITFGAKINGYKGNLDELVESSLRKAALWDEVKDKLQQSGSSLSGGQQQRLCIARAIAVQPEIILMDEPCSALDPISTLRVEELIHELKEQYTIVIVTHNMQQAARVSDKTAFFNVRTSETGTRNGYMVEYDATEVIFNNPQQEDTRDYVSGKFG encoded by the coding sequence ATGGCTACCAACACTAGGACAGTGAATGACACTGAAACCGTTTTACGCACTGAAAATCTCAATGTTTACTATGGCAAGTTTTTAGCATTACAGAATATTTGGCTAGATATACCGAAAAATCAGGTTACTGCTTTTATCGGCCCTTCTGGTTGTGGTAAAAGTACGTTGTTGCGATGCTATAACCGTCTCAATGACCTGATTGAGTCATTTCGGGCAGAAGGTAAAATACTTTTTTACGATAAAAATTTGTACGCGTCCGACATCGACCCTGTAGAAGTGCGTCGGAGAATTGGGATGGTGTTTCAAAGACCAAACCCATTTCCCAAATCAATTTATGACAATATTACTTTTGGAGCCAAAATCAACGGCTATAAAGGTAATTTGGATGAATTGGTAGAAAGCAGTCTCAGAAAAGCAGCTTTGTGGGATGAAGTCAAAGATAAACTACAGCAAAGTGGCTCATCTTTATCTGGTGGACAACAACAACGGTTATGTATTGCTCGCGCGATCGCAGTACAACCTGAAATTATACTGATGGATGAACCTTGCTCCGCTCTTGACCCCATTTCTACCTTGCGTGTTGAAGAACTGATTCACGAACTTAAAGAGCAATATACTATTGTCATTGTCACCCATAACATGCAGCAAGCAGCGCGTGTTTCTGATAAGACAGCCTTTTTTAATGTTCGGACTTCTGAAACAGGAACCCGTAATGGCTATATGGTAGAGTATGATGCAACAGAAGTAATTTTCAACAATCCTCAGCAGGAAGATACCAGAGATTACGTCAGCGGCAAATTTGGATAA
- the pstA gene encoding phosphate ABC transporter permease PstA → MTSNFPERSLTRSPTSQRTLFNTVMTVVAFICGVLALLPLLAVLSYVIIKGFSSLNLAVFVELPPKALQKGGGFGNAILGTLLMVGIAALISIPFGVLGAIYITEFSSAKVARWVRFAANVLSGVPSIIAGVFAYGIVVLTMVKLNLGSYSALAGGFALAILMLPIILRTTDEALQLVSQDLRQASVGLGATNFQTVSQVVLPAALPAIVTGATLAIARASGETAPLLFTALFSNFWPDGLFQPTASLAVLVYKYAISPFKNWQSLAWAASLILVLMVLITSIIARWATRKKA, encoded by the coding sequence ATGACTTCTAATTTTCCAGAGCGCAGTTTAACTCGCTCCCCCACGTCTCAAAGGACACTGTTTAATACAGTGATGACTGTAGTCGCATTTATCTGCGGAGTATTGGCACTTTTACCTTTGCTAGCAGTGCTTTCTTACGTGATTATTAAAGGTTTTAGCAGTCTGAATCTGGCCGTGTTTGTGGAATTGCCACCCAAAGCTCTCCAAAAGGGAGGAGGCTTTGGTAATGCAATTTTAGGCACCCTGCTGATGGTAGGAATTGCTGCCTTGATTAGTATCCCCTTTGGAGTTTTAGGGGCGATTTACATCACAGAATTTAGTTCGGCGAAAGTAGCTAGATGGGTGCGTTTTGCGGCTAACGTCCTTAGTGGAGTCCCTTCAATTATTGCTGGGGTATTTGCCTATGGGATTGTAGTTTTGACAATGGTAAAGTTGAACTTAGGATCGTATTCAGCTCTAGCTGGAGGGTTTGCACTGGCAATTTTAATGTTGCCAATTATTCTGCGAACTACTGATGAAGCCTTGCAGTTAGTATCGCAAGATTTGCGACAAGCATCTGTAGGGTTGGGAGCGACTAACTTTCAAACGGTGAGTCAAGTAGTCTTACCAGCAGCTTTACCAGCTATTGTAACTGGGGCAACGCTAGCGATCGCCAGAGCATCTGGAGAAACCGCACCTTTGCTATTTACTGCCCTATTTTCTAACTTTTGGCCAGATGGTTTATTCCAACCAACAGCTTCTCTGGCTGTTTTAGTTTACAAATACGCCATTTCTCCGTTTAAAAATTGGCAATCTCTAGCTTGGGCAGCATCTTTAATTTTGGTATTGATGGTTTTAATCACAAGTATCATCGCTCGCTGGGCAACTCGCAAAAAAGCTTAG
- the pstC gene encoding phosphate ABC transporter permease subunit PstC, with product MTTNSQNLSSAMKNRSDAEKSLDLGFIWLTKIFAFGVAGTLLWIGSQVAIASWPAIQKFGASFLVNTTWNPVNDSYGVLPQIYGTLVSSFIGLLIAVPIGVGTAIVLSEDFLPAKVKLVLVFAVELLAAIPSVVYGVWGIFVLVPILTNLGKWLNGYFGWLPFFSTSPTGPGMLPAGVILAIMILPIITALSRDALISVPPSLRQASIGLGATRWETILQVLIPAAFSGIVSAVMLGLGRAMGETMAVTMLIGNSNNISLSLLAPANTISSLLANQFSEASGLQVAALMYAALILFFLTLVVNILAELIVLRVKRI from the coding sequence ATGACTACAAATTCTCAAAATCTGTCATCAGCGATGAAAAATCGCTCTGACGCCGAAAAATCCTTAGATTTGGGTTTTATTTGGCTGACTAAAATTTTCGCTTTTGGAGTTGCTGGGACTCTATTATGGATCGGGTCGCAGGTTGCAATTGCTTCTTGGCCTGCTATCCAAAAGTTTGGTGCTAGCTTTTTAGTCAACACCACTTGGAACCCGGTTAATGATAGCTACGGAGTTCTACCTCAAATCTATGGAACTCTCGTGAGTTCTTTTATTGGTTTGCTGATAGCAGTACCAATTGGGGTTGGTACTGCTATTGTACTGAGCGAGGATTTTTTGCCCGCTAAAGTGAAACTGGTACTGGTTTTCGCAGTAGAACTGCTCGCAGCTATTCCCAGCGTTGTCTACGGCGTGTGGGGTATTTTCGTTTTAGTGCCAATCTTAACCAATTTGGGAAAATGGCTCAATGGTTACTTTGGCTGGCTGCCATTTTTTAGTACTTCTCCTACAGGCCCAGGAATGTTGCCGGCGGGAGTCATTTTAGCGATTATGATTTTGCCCATCATCACAGCCTTATCCCGCGATGCCTTGATTTCTGTACCCCCAAGTTTGCGCCAAGCCTCTATCGGACTAGGAGCAACACGCTGGGAAACGATTTTACAAGTTCTTATCCCAGCAGCCTTTTCGGGCATAGTGAGTGCTGTGATGCTGGGACTTGGGCGGGCAATGGGAGAAACAATGGCTGTAACGATGTTAATTGGAAACTCCAACAATATCAGTCTCTCTCTTTTAGCACCAGCCAATACAATTTCTTCTCTACTAGCAAATCAATTCTCAGAAGCGAGTGGTTTGCAAGTTGCGGCTTTAATGTACGCGGCTTTAATTTTATTTTTTTTGACACTGGTAGTCAATATTCTGGCAGAGTTGATCGTTCTGAGAGTCAAGCGAATATAG
- the pstS gene encoding phosphate ABC transporter substrate-binding protein PstS: protein MLSRLSAIKTHRLTGSISVLALTISLAACGGQQTPDSTATKDTPSGTATDTTASSPAKLDLGGTVKLSGAGASFPAPLYDTWFTDLNKKYPNLQVDYASVGSGSGVEQFIKGTVDFGASDVAMKDEEIQKVPADRGVILLPVTAGSIVLAYNLPDVPELKLPRAVYADILLGKITSWDDAQIAKANPGAKLPKESITVVYRSDGSGTTGVFTKHLSAISPEWKSKVGEGKTVNWPKGVGAKGNEGVTAQIQQTQGSIGYVEYGYAKQNSLKFAALENKGGKFVVASEESASKTLESVALPANLRSFISDPDGADSYPIVTYTWILAYKKYPNAAKAKAIEAAIEYALTDGQKQASALGYVPLPSNVITKVAAAADQISPEYKISVASGNSASK from the coding sequence ATGCTCTCACGTCTTAGTGCAATAAAAACTCATCGCCTCACAGGTTCAATTTCAGTGTTAGCACTGACAATCAGCCTAGCAGCTTGTGGCGGACAGCAAACACCAGATAGTACAGCCACCAAAGATACGCCTTCTGGTACTGCTACAGATACTACTGCCTCTAGCCCAGCTAAATTAGACCTTGGCGGAACCGTAAAGTTAAGCGGAGCTGGTGCGTCTTTTCCGGCACCACTGTACGATACCTGGTTCACAGATTTAAACAAAAAATATCCCAATCTGCAAGTTGACTATGCATCAGTTGGTAGCGGTTCTGGAGTTGAACAATTTATCAAAGGCACTGTAGACTTTGGTGCCAGCGATGTTGCAATGAAGGATGAAGAAATCCAAAAAGTACCAGCAGATAGAGGTGTTATTTTACTGCCTGTGACTGCTGGTAGCATCGTGTTGGCTTACAACTTGCCTGATGTTCCAGAACTTAAGCTCCCACGAGCCGTTTACGCCGATATTCTACTAGGCAAAATCACGTCTTGGGATGATGCCCAAATTGCCAAGGCTAACCCAGGTGCAAAGCTTCCGAAAGAGTCAATCACAGTTGTTTATCGTTCCGATGGTAGCGGAACTACGGGTGTGTTCACAAAACACCTCAGCGCTATCAGCCCTGAGTGGAAAAGTAAAGTTGGTGAAGGTAAAACTGTCAACTGGCCTAAGGGAGTGGGTGCTAAAGGTAACGAGGGTGTTACTGCCCAAATCCAGCAAACTCAAGGTTCCATTGGTTATGTCGAGTATGGCTATGCCAAACAAAATAGTCTCAAGTTTGCTGCTTTGGAAAATAAAGGCGGTAAGTTTGTTGTAGCTAGTGAGGAGTCAGCTTCTAAAACTCTCGAATCAGTAGCTCTACCCGCAAATCTCCGCTCCTTCATTTCCGATCCTGACGGGGCTGATTCCTATCCCATCGTCACTTACACCTGGATTTTGGCTTACAAGAAATATCCCAATGCGGCAAAAGCCAAAGCGATTGAAGCTGCGATCGAATACGCTTTAACTGATGGACAGAAGCAGGCTAGTGCATTAGGATATGTTCCTTTACCCTCAAATGTTATTACAAAGGTGGCTGCTGCTGCTGACCAAATCAGCCCAGAGTATAAAATTTCTGTCGCCAGTGGTAATAGTGCTAGCAAGTAA
- a CDS encoding biotin transporter BioY, translated as MFAASNQLLWSMIGLLLTMGGTFLEVYGITLPWTWSQHGIQTFPLGVTFQIGAVLLVGCLGGKNAGALSQIAYLVMGLTLLPVFADGGGIGYVKLSWFGYLLGFIPGAWICGLVAFKARPRLETLAFSCVCGLLTLHICGITYLIISYLFHWKGTENLSLMQAILKYSWFALPGQLTVVCAVTVIAYILRHLMFY; from the coding sequence ATGTTTGCTGCTTCCAATCAATTACTATGGTCTATGATTGGCTTACTCCTGACAATGGGTGGTACCTTCTTAGAAGTTTATGGCATCACCTTACCTTGGACTTGGAGTCAGCACGGAATTCAGACTTTTCCTTTAGGTGTCACTTTTCAAATTGGCGCAGTATTGTTGGTGGGTTGTTTAGGGGGCAAAAATGCAGGTGCGCTTTCGCAAATTGCCTATTTAGTTATGGGGTTAACCTTATTACCAGTATTTGCCGATGGCGGCGGTATTGGTTATGTCAAGCTATCTTGGTTTGGCTATCTACTAGGCTTTATTCCTGGAGCTTGGATTTGTGGCTTAGTTGCCTTTAAAGCCAGACCTCGACTAGAAACTCTTGCCTTTAGTTGCGTCTGTGGCTTGTTAACTCTCCACATCTGCGGTATTACTTATTTGATTATTAGCTATCTTTTTCATTGGAAAGGCACAGAAAATCTATCCTTGATGCAAGCAATCCTTAAATATTCCTGGTTTGCACTACCAGGTCAACTAACTGTGGTCTGTGCAGTTACTGTAATAGCATATATATTGCGTCACTTAATGTTTTATTAG
- the lspA gene encoding signal peptidase II: protein MHLKNRLFWIAAFITFFLDQITKYWVVQSFSLGQTLPLLPGIFHFTYVTNTGAAFSLLSGKVEWLRWLSLGVSLVLIALALIGPTLNLWDQLGYGLILGGAMGNGIDRFVLGYVVDFLDFRLINFAVFNVADSFISIGIVCLLIASLQKTPTPTGRSH from the coding sequence ATGCATTTAAAAAATCGTCTTTTCTGGATCGCTGCCTTCATCACTTTTTTCTTAGACCAAATAACAAAGTACTGGGTAGTACAAAGCTTTAGCTTGGGGCAGACACTACCACTATTACCTGGGATATTTCACTTCACCTATGTCACTAACACTGGTGCGGCTTTTAGTCTGTTAAGTGGAAAAGTAGAGTGGTTGCGCTGGCTATCTTTAGGAGTGAGTTTAGTCTTGATAGCGTTGGCGCTAATTGGCCCAACATTAAATTTATGGGATCAGTTAGGCTATGGCTTAATTTTAGGTGGAGCTATGGGCAACGGTATCGATCGTTTTGTTTTAGGCTATGTCGTTGATTTTCTTGATTTTCGCCTAATTAACTTTGCTGTATTTAATGTGGCAGATTCATTTATTAGTATCGGTATTGTTTGCCTGTTAATTGCTTCTTTGCAAAAAACACCAACTCCAACTGGCAGATCCCATTAA
- a CDS encoding transglycosylase domain-containing protein, giving the protein MSSPQPPHKPQTLLGQLTQAVHTIQARVDFSKLALKPNAKVPELWVQDAGADKAEVYPLLGDRYILGRSSKSSDIVIRNPVVSQIHLSLSRNSTQRTPVFTIKDENSTNGIYRGKRRVSSLELRHGDILTLGPPELAASVRLQYVDPPAWYVKAASLTAYGIGGVSALLTLVIGVEWLKFSVKPLPTATRAPVVVYARDGATPLREPRTISHVDMKRLEEFGPYLPAAVVASEDSRYYWHFGVDPLGILRAVLINSRTGDVQQGASTVTQQVARSLFREYVGRQDTLGRKLREAVVALKLETFYSKDDILLMYLNRVFLGGDTSGFEDAARYYFEKPAKELTLAEAATLVGILPAPNAFDFCGDGPNKLEAAEYRNRVIKRLLEMGKIKPEDANRARRSTVQISPKVCEQQAKTIAPYFYSYVFSELESILGEGAAREGNYIIETKLDLGIQKQAEAALSNSVNNSGRTFNFSQGALVTLDSSTGSILAMVGGTDYKKSQFNRAVQAKRQPGSTFKIFAYTAAIQQGISPSKSYSCAPLTWQGFTYKPCRAGADTSFDIATGLALSENPIALRVAKEVGLDKVVAMAQRLGIKSNLDPVPGLVLGQSVVNVLEMTGAFGAIGNRGVSNPPHAINRILDSGDCRDRNDIKTCRVIYSFDQDPGANKRVLTNDVADQMTSLMRGVIARGTGRSAAIGLGEAGKTGTTDKNVDLWFIGFIPSQRLVTGVWLGNDNNSPTSGSSAQAAQLWGNYMRRITR; this is encoded by the coding sequence ATGAGTTCTCCCCAACCCCCTCACAAGCCACAAACGTTACTAGGTCAACTGACTCAAGCAGTACATACGATTCAAGCTAGGGTCGATTTTTCTAAATTGGCGCTCAAGCCTAATGCCAAAGTACCAGAACTTTGGGTGCAGGATGCGGGGGCGGATAAAGCAGAGGTATATCCACTGTTGGGCGATCGCTATATTCTCGGTCGTAGCTCCAAATCCAGCGATATCGTCATCCGTAACCCTGTTGTCAGCCAAATTCACCTGTCACTATCGCGCAATTCTACTCAGCGCACACCAGTTTTCACGATCAAAGACGAAAACTCAACCAATGGCATTTATCGTGGTAAGCGTCGTGTTAGCTCTCTAGAACTGCGTCACGGCGATATTCTGACTCTGGGCCCCCCAGAACTCGCCGCTTCTGTGCGGTTGCAATATGTCGATCCACCAGCATGGTATGTCAAAGCTGCAAGTTTGACAGCTTATGGAATTGGTGGTGTCAGTGCCCTATTAACATTAGTGATTGGCGTCGAATGGCTGAAATTTTCAGTCAAACCTCTACCGACAGCGACACGCGCCCCAGTAGTTGTTTACGCCCGTGATGGAGCCACTCCCCTGAGAGAACCTCGGACAATCTCTCATGTAGATATGAAGCGATTAGAGGAATTTGGCCCTTATTTGCCTGCTGCGGTAGTAGCTTCAGAGGATAGTCGTTATTACTGGCACTTTGGGGTCGATCCTCTGGGGATTTTACGAGCTGTGTTGATTAATAGCCGCACCGGAGATGTGCAACAAGGAGCCAGCACTGTAACCCAGCAAGTTGCGCGCAGTTTGTTCCGCGAGTATGTAGGTAGACAAGATACCCTTGGTCGCAAATTGCGGGAGGCAGTTGTCGCCCTAAAGCTCGAAACATTTTACAGCAAAGATGATATTTTGCTGATGTACTTAAATAGGGTTTTTTTGGGAGGGGATACCTCTGGCTTTGAGGATGCAGCCCGGTATTACTTTGAGAAGCCGGCTAAAGAATTAACTTTGGCAGAAGCAGCAACATTGGTAGGAATTTTGCCTGCTCCCAACGCTTTCGATTTTTGTGGGGATGGGCCAAATAAGCTAGAAGCGGCTGAATACCGAAATCGCGTAATTAAGCGGTTGCTGGAGATGGGCAAAATTAAACCAGAGGATGCGAACCGAGCTAGACGCTCCACTGTCCAAATTAGTCCTAAAGTGTGCGAACAGCAAGCTAAAACGATCGCACCTTATTTTTACAGTTACGTCTTCTCTGAACTCGAATCAATTTTGGGGGAGGGAGCTGCAAGAGAGGGAAACTATATCATTGAAACCAAGCTCGATCTAGGCATACAGAAACAAGCAGAAGCAGCGTTAAGTAATTCGGTCAACAACTCTGGTAGAACTTTTAATTTTTCTCAAGGGGCATTAGTCACTCTTGACTCTAGTACAGGCAGTATCCTCGCAATGGTAGGCGGGACTGATTACAAAAAAAGTCAGTTCAATCGTGCTGTTCAAGCCAAAAGACAACCAGGTTCCACCTTCAAAATCTTTGCTTACACTGCCGCCATTCAACAGGGAATTTCGCCATCAAAGAGTTATTCCTGCGCCCCTTTAACTTGGCAAGGTTTTACTTATAAACCCTGTCGTGCTGGTGCTGACACTAGCTTCGATATTGCCACCGGGCTGGCGCTTTCAGAAAATCCTATCGCCTTGCGAGTTGCGAAAGAAGTCGGGCTGGATAAAGTAGTAGCAATGGCGCAGCGTTTGGGGATAAAATCAAACCTCGATCCAGTTCCTGGCTTAGTACTGGGTCAAAGCGTAGTCAATGTTTTGGAAATGACTGGTGCTTTTGGCGCTATTGGCAATCGCGGTGTGTCCAATCCTCCCCATGCCATTAACCGAATTTTAGACAGTGGTGATTGTCGCGATCGCAATGATATCAAAACCTGTCGTGTAATCTACTCCTTCGACCAAGATCCAGGTGCCAACAAACGAGTGTTGACAAATGATGTCGCCGATCAAATGACTAGTTTGATGCGTGGTGTAATCGCAAGAGGTACTGGTCGTAGTGCTGCCATTGGACTAGGTGAAGCTGGTAAAACTGGCACGACTGATAAAAACGTTGACTTGTGGTTTATTGGTTTTATCCCCAGTCAGCGACTTGTAACTGGCGTTTGGCTGGGAAACGACAATAATTCCCCGACATCTGGCAGCAGTGCTCAAGCAGCTCAATTATGGGGGAATTATATGCGGAGAATTACACGGTAA
- a CDS encoding four helix bundle protein yields MRRPDFEDLEVYQLAQKLANEIWHIVQRWDNFTKDTLGKQIVRSADSICANIAESKGRYNDQDNRRFVKIARGSLYETISLLRLAYARQLLTNEQVSRFKPILDELLPKLNAYLKSIGNRE; encoded by the coding sequence GTGAGAAGACCTGATTTTGAGGACTTAGAAGTTTATCAACTCGCCCAAAAGCTAGCTAATGAAATTTGGCATATTGTTCAAAGATGGGACAATTTCACTAAAGATACACTGGGCAAACAAATTGTTCGGTCTGCTGATAGTATTTGTGCGAACATCGCAGAAAGTAAAGGTAGGTACAACGACCAAGATAATCGGCGTTTTGTCAAGATTGCGAGAGGGTCTTTGTATGAAACTATCAGCTTGTTGAGGTTAGCCTACGCCAGACAGTTATTGACAAATGAACAGGTAAGTAGATTTAAACCAATTCTTGATGAACTATTACCCAAGCTCAATGCTTATCTAAAATCCATAGGAAATAGGGAATAG
- a CDS encoding DUF4335 domain-containing protein, with translation MNIQRKYSLPNCTLLLEGLSDVTRAAQFQEMRPELSILVNAECYLSGYNQPLTGGREFFESLVRAVSGYAQEFLSSVSNPQAHNQESELVEFQKIDGNLHRLIIHSESAPEGFDHSNNSKRPPIEIDLNTVQLFDLVEAVDQFFADTQTLPELSLELQPVTRRYGGANQAVIRQAVPAAVGVSSLAVAAIAFNLIPPPQMRIPQPKPDEQTSSTTKSLNPPASAAATPIVATTPTPPPTANEKPAVKDLEALLNTVPEITDPSQLRALNRQVYNQIHPAWTKRSGLQQDLIYRLGVAADGAIVGYKAVNKEANQGVGQTPLPNLLYNPANRAPISNEPIAQFRIVFTTNGVLQVSPWRGYAKTPEVLGAKITDSNITKGLNQKLYNTVRQTWSGTPTFTRDLKYRVAVNKDGVIADYEPLNQVAFDYFRETPLPKMFNAVYGSNVAPPNDREPLAHFQVIFKPNGKLEVTPWKGYQ, from the coding sequence ATGAATATTCAACGTAAGTACAGTCTACCTAATTGTACTCTTCTGTTAGAAGGGTTAAGTGATGTGACTAGGGCTGCACAGTTCCAGGAAATGCGCCCAGAATTATCAATATTGGTAAATGCAGAATGCTATTTATCTGGTTATAACCAACCCCTAACTGGAGGGCGAGAATTTTTTGAAAGTTTGGTGAGGGCTGTTAGTGGTTACGCCCAAGAATTTCTGAGTAGCGTATCCAATCCGCAAGCACACAACCAAGAATCGGAGCTAGTAGAGTTTCAAAAAATTGATGGCAACCTCCACAGGTTAATCATACATTCAGAAAGCGCTCCAGAGGGGTTCGATCACTCTAATAATTCTAAACGTCCGCCGATTGAAATAGATTTGAATACGGTGCAGTTGTTTGATTTAGTAGAAGCAGTGGATCAGTTTTTTGCTGATACCCAGACTTTACCAGAATTATCCCTAGAACTACAACCAGTTACTAGACGCTATGGCGGTGCTAATCAGGCTGTAATCAGGCAGGCTGTTCCTGCTGCCGTGGGAGTATCGAGTTTAGCAGTAGCAGCGATCGCATTTAACTTGATTCCACCTCCCCAAATGCGTATACCGCAGCCTAAGCCAGATGAGCAAACTAGCTCTACAACAAAGAGCCTTAATCCTCCAGCATCAGCAGCTGCAACACCTATCGTGGCTACAACACCAACACCACCACCCACAGCTAATGAAAAGCCAGCAGTTAAAGATTTAGAAGCACTTTTAAATACAGTTCCAGAAATTACCGATCCATCCCAGCTGCGTGCATTGAATCGTCAAGTGTATAACCAAATTCATCCAGCTTGGACTAAACGCTCAGGATTGCAACAAGATTTGATTTATCGTTTGGGTGTAGCTGCGGATGGAGCGATCGTTGGTTATAAAGCGGTGAATAAAGAGGCCAATCAAGGAGTCGGGCAAACTCCTCTGCCTAACCTACTTTATAATCCTGCTAACCGCGCTCCCATTTCCAATGAACCAATTGCTCAATTCCGAATAGTGTTTACTACAAATGGTGTGCTGCAAGTTAGCCCTTGGCGAGGATATGCTAAGACACCAGAAGTACTCGGTGCAAAAATTACTGACTCTAATATCACTAAAGGTTTAAATCAAAAGCTTTATAATACAGTTCGCCAAACCTGGAGTGGCACTCCCACCTTTACACGAGATTTGAAATATCGGGTAGCAGTCAACAAAGATGGTGTAATTGCTGACTATGAACCACTCAATCAAGTCGCCTTTGATTATTTCCGAGAAACACCTCTTCCTAAGATGTTTAACGCTGTCTATGGTTCTAATGTAGCTCCTCCCAATGACAGAGAACCTCTAGCCCACTTCCAAGTGATATTCAAGCCTAACGGCAAGCTCGAAGTCACTCCTTGGAAGGGATATCAGTAA
- a CDS encoding DUF3038 domain-containing protein — MNVSASLTPFNSPTQDSLPMILDTLPDPAIASKTCPRRTRLQIDLILLAIEALELGGSEAILAFAQELDLKGIVKDRVNLWRMRSSNPLRRAHMRRPLTIMEAKALVVIACYIARRLTVVIRQLLMICQQMEEKQIPLEQNLRLSNYLERFRAHFKSRMNARRSGVLALTSDEKLDALAINLLGQLLFCTGTAGMQRFWISLFDGEVE, encoded by the coding sequence ATGAATGTTTCAGCAAGTTTAACGCCGTTCAACAGTCCAACCCAAGACTCACTGCCGATGATTCTGGACACTTTACCAGATCCTGCGATCGCTTCTAAAACGTGTCCTCGCAGAACCAGGCTGCAAATTGACCTGATTTTACTGGCAATTGAAGCTTTAGAGCTTGGTGGTTCGGAAGCAATCCTGGCTTTTGCTCAAGAGTTGGATCTTAAAGGAATTGTTAAAGACAGGGTGAATTTATGGCGGATGCGTAGTTCTAACCCGCTACGAAGAGCGCACATGCGCCGTCCCTTAACTATTATGGAAGCAAAAGCTCTGGTGGTCATTGCTTGCTATATAGCACGGCGTTTAACTGTTGTCATCCGCCAGTTATTAATGATATGTCAACAAATGGAAGAAAAACAGATTCCATTAGAACAGAATTTACGGCTATCTAATTACTTAGAGCGGTTTAGAGCGCATTTTAAAAGCCGGATGAATGCTCGACGTTCTGGCGTACTAGCATTAACCTCTGATGAAAAATTAGATGCGCTAGCAATAAATTTGTTAGGACAATTACTCTTTTGTACTGGTACTGCTGGAATGCAGCGGTTCTGGATTAGTCTTTTTGACGGTGAAGTGGAATGA
- a CDS encoding adenine phosphoribosyltransferase: protein MDLKSLIRDIPDFPKPGILFRDITTLLRDPEGLRYTIDFLTQKCNEAGITVDYVIGMESRGFIFGSPLAYKLGAGFIPIRKKGKLPAAVYSIEYQLEYGTDCLEVHQDALHQGSRVLIVDDLIATGGTASATAKLVQKIGCELVGFGFIIELRDLQGRTHLPDVPIISLVEY, encoded by the coding sequence ATGGATTTAAAGTCTCTCATTCGTGACATCCCAGATTTCCCGAAACCCGGAATTTTATTTCGGGATATTACTACGTTACTACGCGATCCAGAGGGACTGCGCTACACTATTGACTTTTTAACACAAAAATGCAACGAAGCTGGAATAACAGTTGATTACGTCATTGGTATGGAGTCGAGGGGATTCATTTTTGGTTCACCTTTAGCTTATAAATTAGGAGCTGGTTTTATTCCCATCCGCAAAAAAGGGAAGTTACCAGCAGCTGTTTACTCAATTGAATATCAACTAGAGTATGGTACAGACTGCCTAGAAGTGCATCAAGACGCTTTACATCAAGGTAGCCGAGTTTTGATTGTGGACGATTTGATTGCCACAGGTGGAACTGCAAGTGCCACAGCCAAATTGGTGCAGAAAATTGGCTGTGAACTAGTAGGATTTGGGTTTATTATCGAGCTACGGGATTTACAAGGGCGTACACATTTACCGGACGTGCCGATTATCTCTTTAGTTGAATATTAG